A region from the Alosa alosa isolate M-15738 ecotype Scorff River chromosome 7, AALO_Geno_1.1, whole genome shotgun sequence genome encodes:
- the LOC125297516 gene encoding uncharacterized protein LOC125297516 isoform X3 has protein sequence MDRGLLRDLEEREKIERSRAEERMMKVKKQRHDLRSTQGQIHQSSLRIILLGSKNYGKSSTGNTILGEDVFELRTISKCEKREGEVAGRQVTVVDTPGWELHSMDNPPVFLKQETLMSVSLCDPGPHVFLLIVALDTAVTSQVRLQLQKYLTLFSKAIWSHTMVLFDFGDWLGDTLIEQHIESEGRDLCWLIEQCGNRYHVFNNEKKDDKDQVTELLAKIEEMLAGNSGHHYETDRKRLEEVKERRAKEEQRATERLMKVEKQRKHLQSLKQNTCPLSEFRVVLLGYRTSGKSSSGNTILGREEFDLKRRTAQCVKRQGEVTCRQVTVVEAPGWWINFNLKTCLELTKQEIVFSVSLCPPGPHIFLLIVKIAEASTQDYIRNIQEHVEILSERVWCHTMVLFTRGDWLGNATIEQYIESEEHLRYLVEKCGNRYHVLNNEDIGDRTQITELMEKMEEIISGNGGRHYEMDRKRLEEVKERRENEEERATERLMKVERQRQHLQSLKPGHASPQSEFRVVLLGYRTSGKSSSGNTILGREEFDLKRRTAQCVKRQGEVAGRQVTVVKAPGWWKNVNLINTPELTKQEIVLSVSLCPPGPHIILLLVQVAHSIEQDDIRNIQEHVEILSDRVWCHTMVLFTRGDWLGDTTIEQYIESEEHLRYLVEKCGNRYHVLNNEDIGDRTQITELMEKMEEIISGNGGRHYEMDRKRLEEVKERRRNEEQRATERLMKVERQRQHLQSLKPGHASPQSEFRVVLLGYRMSGKSSSGNTILGREEFDLKRRTAQCVKRQGEVAGRQVTVVKAPGWWKNVNLINTPELTKQEIVLSVSLCPPGPHIILLLVQVAHSIEQDDIRNIQEHVEILSDRVWCHTMVLFTRGDWLGDTTIEQYIESEEHLRYLVEKCGNRYHVLNNEDIGDRTQITELMEKMEEIISGNGGRHYEMDRKRLEEVKERRRNEEQRATERLMKVERQRQHLQSLKPGHASPQSEFRVVLLGYRTSGKSSSGNTILGREEFDLKRRTAQCVKRQGKVAGRQVTVVKAPGWWKNVNLINTPELTKQEIVLSVSLCPPGPHILLLLVQLAQSIAQDDIRNIQQHMEYLSERVWCHTMVLFTRGDWLGDTTIEQYIESEEHLRYLVEKCGNRYHVLNNEDKSDRTQITELMEMMEEIISGNGGRHYEMDRKRLEEVKERREKEERATERLMKVEKQRQHLQSLKQFRVVLLGYRTSGKSSSGNTILGREEFDLKRRTAQCVKRQGEVAGRQVTVVKAPGWWKNVNLINTPELTKQEIVLSVSLCPPGPHILLLLVQLAHSIAQDDIRNIQEHVEILSDRVWCHTMVLFTRGDWLGDTTIEQYIESEEHLRYLVEKCGNRYHVLNNENKSDRTQITGLMEMMEEIAVGNGGRHYEMDRKRLEEVKERREKEEQRATERLMKVEKQRQHLQSLKRNSSPRSEFRVVLLGYRRSGKSSSGNTILGREEFDLKRRTAQCVKRQGEVAGRQVTVVKAPGWWSNINLINTPDLTKQEIVLSVSLCPPGPHILLLLVKVATSLTVDKKLNIQQHLELLSNRVWSHTMVLFTCGDCLGDTTIEQYIESEEHLRYLVEKCGNRYHVLNNQNRDDKQVTQLLEKIEEMVAGNGGRHFEVDKTLLQEVKKKRRHLSTRVEDRETRAYKQEVMFKYVMGELQPLCGIKVMLLQYVEEFTSERNTDRDRGEMAEGVTLQSAEEIRGGHEIARVKMTPSKRSLEETKAELVSLCDPGPHALVLSIYTDLHFTERRRRQFQTHLGLLGDRVWDHAIVMFDSSDDLSVDRNIEEYIESEGEALQWLVEKCGNRYVHWTGEESRPGVLKKVYELVVLNGGSHFQYEEGRTNETTAADWKMEVQQLVEQMEEIELAKSKDTAPDMTGDDKSEKTSGYGTFISDTASEAPSDQHSLMSGGTSSGIGSLTSGRLGCHKKFDKVPEPSNVHGPNVIREDSSEDTFLDQNDLDSVDNPDWRRDMRELSDNMAELDISSGKILCQYFKQTNCCKSCKDVEDTSHWILMEPCVSMETGVPVYKHSSPPGSFECTASGLRWVCAVEVSLQYHFSDPNVFRAELAMLQYEPIGPLMDIKVLSGELLEAHLPHFACLEGSDSSLREAVRVLRGVDSSVTLEKCELTRFHAKLLKPSFSLTEVLVKFGIPMKAHLDVLIYRTRVTPLVLLTYVVPRDASMIQAVEEDLRETQDAKKIKTHRPDMSIWMHTKFSLKSSASHARSSPPEITLKYIRPPDLFRVVVDKADDCFDLELISEGQSIWKATLESFEFGETGDVAHSHEMPSAASRRCQVMTHREVAYTSRAARTDEEEGKMASMLHKDRLFMIRPDLIKKTSGALLRDLLDELQASPHVISSREAEDVLQRTSVLQDQVTSLIDMVLKKGDRACGIMLSLLKELDSYLYQDLGL, from the exons ATGGACAGAGGTCTTTTGAGAGActtagaagagagagaaaagatagaaagaagcagagcagaagagagaatgATGAAGGTGAAGAAACAAAGACATGATCTCAGGTCAACACAGG GTCAAATACATCAGTCATCTCTGAGGATTATTTTGCTGGGGTCGAAGAACTATGGGAAGTCTTCAACAGGGAACACCATCCTGGGTGAAGATGTGTTTGAGTTGCGCACTATATCAAagtgtgagaagagagagggggaggtggcAGGGAGGCAGGTCACTGTGGTCGACACTCCAGGGTGGGAGCTACACAGCATGGATAATCCTCCTGTTTTTCTGAAGCAGGAAACTTTAATGAGTGTGTCGTTGTGTGATCCTGGACCCcatgtttttttattgattgTAGCTCTAGACACAGCTGTGACTTCTCAAGTCAGACTACAACTGCAAAAATATCTGACACTGTTTAGTAAGGCTATCTGGAGTCACACCATGGTGCTGTTTGACTTTGGAGACTGGCTGGGAGACACACTCATTGAGCAGCACATTGAGAGTGAGGGACGGGATCTTTGCTGGCTCATTGAGCAATGTGGGAACAGATATCATGTATTCAACAATGAAAAAAAGGATGATAAAGATCAGGTCACAGAGCTTCTGGCGAAAATTGAAGAAATGTTAGCAGGAAACAGTGGACATCACTATGAGACGGACAGAAAGAGACTGGAGGAAGTAAAGGAGAGGAGGGCGAAAGAAGAacagagagcaacagagagactGATGAAGGTGGAGAAGCAAAGAAAACACCTCCAGTCACTGAAGC aaAATACATGCCCCctttcagagttcagagttgtGCTGCTGGGATACAGAACATCTGGGAAGAGTTCATCAGGAAACACCATCCTGGGCAGAGAGGAGTTTGACCTGAAGAGAAGAACAGCTCAGTGTgtgaagagacagggagaagtaACATGCAGACAGGTCACTGTAGTTGAGGCTCCAGGATGGTGGATTAATTTCAACCTCAAAACCTGTCTTGAGCTCACTAAACAGGAGATTGTGttcagtgtgtctctgtgtcctccAGGACCTCACATTTTCTTACTGATTGTAAAAATAGCCGAAGCGTCAACACAGGATTACATTAGAAACATCCAAGAACATGTGGAGATTCTCAGTGAGAGAGTCTGGTGTCACACCATGGTGCTGTTTACCCGTGGAGACTGGCTGGGAAACGCAACCATTGAGCAGTACATTGAGAGTGAAGAACACCTCAGATATCTGGTagagaaatgtgggaacagATATCATGTTCTCAACAATGAGGACATAGGTGACAGAACACAGATCACAGAGCTGATGGAGAAGATGGAGGAAATTATCTCTGGAAACGGGGGCCGTCACTAtgagatggacagaaagagactggaggaagtgaaggagaggagggagaatgaagaagagagagcaacagagagactGATGAAGGTGGAGAGGCAAAGACAACACCTGCAGTCGCTGAAGC CAGGACATGCATCCCCCCAGTCAGAGTTCAGAGTTGTGCTGCTGGGATACAGAACATCTGGGAAGAGTTCATCAGGAAACACCATCCTGGGCAGAGAGGAGTTTGACCTGAAGAGAAGAACAGCTCAGTGTgtgaagagacagggagaagtaGCAGGCAGACAGGTCACTGTAGTCAAGGCTCCAGGATGGTGGAAGAATGTCAACCTCATAAACACTCCTGAGCTCACTAAACAGGAGATTGTGctcagtgtgtctctgtgtcctccAGGACCTCACATTATCTTACTGCTAGTACAAGTAGCTCATTCTATCGAGCAGGATGACATTAGAAACATCCAAGAACATGTGGAAATTCTCAGTGACAGAGTCTGGTGTCACACCATGGTGCTGTTTACCCGTGGAGACTGGCTGGGAGACACAACCATTGAGCAGTACATTGAGAGTGAAGAACACCTCAGATATCTGGTagagaaatgtgggaacagATATCATGTTCTCAACAATGAGGACATAGGTGACAGAACACAGATCACAGAGCTGATGGAGAAGATGGAGGAAATTATCTCTGGAAACGGAGGCCGTCACTAtgagatggacagaaagagactggaggaagtgaaggagaggaggaggaatgaagaacagagagcaacagagagactGATGAAGGTGGAGAGGCAAAGACAACACCTGCAGTCGCTGAAGC CAGGACATGCATCCCCCCAGTCAGAGTTCAGAGTTGTGCTGCTGGGATACAGAATGTCTGGGAAGAGTTCATCAGGAAACACCATCCTGGGCAGAGAGGAGTTTGACCTGAAGAGAAGAACAGCTCAGTGTgtgaagagacagggagaagtaGCAGGCAGACAGGTCACTGTAGTCAAGGCTCCAGGATGGTGGAAGAATGTCAACCTCATAAACACTCCTGAGCTCACTAAACAGGAGATTGTGctcagtgtgtctctgtgtcctccAGGACCTCACATTATCTTACTGCTAGTACAAGTAGCTCATTCTATCGAGCAGGATGACATTAGAAACATCCAAGAACATGTGGAAATTCTCAGTGACAGAGTCTGGTGTCACACCATGGTGCTGTTTACCCGTGGAGACTGGCTGGGAGACACAACCATTGAGCAGTACATTGAGAGTGAAGAACACCTCAGATATCTGGTagagaaatgtgggaacagATATCATGTTCTCAACAATGAGGACATAGGTGACAGAACACAGATCACAGAGCTGATGGAGAAGATGGAGGAAATTATCTCTGGAAACGGAGGCCGTCACTAtgagatggacagaaagagactggaggaagtgaaggagaggaggaggaatgaagaacagagagcaacagagagactGATGAAGGTGGAGAGGCAAAGACAACACCTGCAGTCGCTGAAGC CAGGACATGCATCCCCCCAGTCAGAGTTCAGAGTTGTGCTGCTGGGATACAGAACATCTGGGAAGAGTTCATCAGGAAACACCATCCTGGGCAGAGAGGAGTTTGACCTGAAGAGAAGAACAGCTCAGTGTGTGAAGAGACAGGGAAAAGTAGCAGGCAGACAGGTCACTGTAGTCAAGGCTCCAGGATGGTGGAAGAATGTCAACCTCATAAACACTCCTGAGCTCACTAAACAGGAGATTGTGctcagtgtgtctctgtgtcctccAGGACCTCACATTCTCTTACTGCTAGTACAATTAGCTCAATCTATCGCGCAGGATGACATTAGAAACATTCAACAACATATGGAGTATCTCAGTGAGAGAGTCTGGTGTCACACCATGGTGCTGTTTACCCGTGGAGACTGGCTGGGAGACACAACCATTGAGCAGTACATTGAGAGTGAAGAACACCTCAGGTATCTGGTagagaaatgtgggaacagATATCATGTTCTCAAcaatgaggacaaaagtgacaGAACACAGATCACAGAGCTGATGGAGATGATGGAGGAAATTATCTCTGGAAACGGAGGCCGTCACTAtgagatggacagaaagagactggaggaagtgaaggagaggagggagaaagaagagagagcaacagagagactGATGAAGGTGGAGAAGCAAAGACAACACCTGCAGTCGCTGAAGC AGTTCAGAGTTGTGCTGCTGGGATACAGAACATCTGGGAAGAGTTCATCAGGAAACACCATCCTGGGCAGAGAGGAGTTTGACCTGAAGAGAAGAACAGCTCAGTGTgtgaagagacagggagaagtaGCAGGCAGACAGGTCACTGTAGTCAAGGCTCCAGGATGGTGGAAGAATGTCAACCTCATAAACACTCCTGAGCTCACTAAACAGGAGATTGTGctcagtgtgtctctgtgtcctccAGGACCTCACATTCTCTTACTGCTAGTACAATTAGCTCATTCTATCGCGCAGGATGACATTAGAAACATCCAAGAACATGTGGAGATTCTCAGTGACAGAGTCTGGTGTCACACCATGGTGCTGTTTACCCGTGGAGACTGGCTGGGAGACACAACCATTGAGCAGTACATTGAGAGTGAAGAACACCTCAGATATCTGGTagagaaatgtgggaacagATATCATGTTCTCAACAATGAGAACAAAAGTGACAGAACACAGATCACAGGGCTGATGGAGATGATGGAGGAAATTGCCGTTGGAAACGGGGGCCGTCACTAtgagatggacagaaagagactggaggaagtgaaggagaggagggagaaagaagaacagagagcaacagagagactGATGAAGGTGGAGAAGCAAAGACAACACCTGCAGTCGCTGAAGC GGAATTCATCCCCGCGGTCAGAGTTCAGAGTTGTGCTGCTGGGATACAGAAGATCTGGGAAGAGTTCATCAGGAAACACCATCCTGGGCAGAGAGGAGTTTGACCTGAAGAGAAGAACAGCTCAGTGTgtgaagagacagggagaagtaGCAGGCAGACAGGTCACTGTAGTCAAGGCTCCAGGATGGTGGAGTAATATCAACCTCATAAACACTCCTGATCTCACTAAACAGGAGATTGTCctcagtgtgtctctgtgtcctccAGGACCTCATATTCTCTTATTGCTTGTAAAAGTAGCTACTTCTTTGACAGTGGACAAGAAACTAAATATTCAACAACATCTGGAGCTTCTCAGTAACAGAGTCTGGAGTCACACCATGGTGCTGTTTACCTGTGGAGACTGTCTGGGAGACACAACCATTGAGCAGTACATTGAAAGTGAAGAACACCTCAGGTATCTGGTagagaaatgtgggaacagATATCATGTCCTCAATAATCAGAACAGAGATGACAAGCAGGTCACACAGCTGCTGGAGAAGATTGAGGAGATGGTAGCAGGAAATGGTGGACGTCACTTTGAGGTTGACAAAACTCTTCTACAGGAagtgaagaagaagaggagacaCCTCAGTACAAGAgtggaggacagagagacaagAGCTTACAAACAGGAGGTTATGTTTAAATATGTCATGG GTGAACTACAGCCTCTCTGTGGGATAAAGGTGATGCTCCTGCAGTATGTTGAGGAGTTCACTTCCGAACGAAACACAGACCGTGACAGAGGAGAGATGGCAGAAGGAGTCACGCTTCAGTCTGCAGAGGAAATCAGGGGAGGTCATGAGATCGCTAGAGTTAAGATGACACCAAGTAAGAGAAGTCTAGAAGAGACTAAAGCAGAgttggtgtctctgtgtgatCCTGGTCCACATGCTTTAGTGCTGAGCATTTATACTGATCTTCACTTCACTGAGAGAAGAAGGAGACAATTCCAGACACATCTGGGGCTTCTGGGGGACAGAGTTTGGGATCACGCCATAGTGATGTTTGACTCCTCTGATGACCTGTCAGTGGACAGGAACATTGAGGAGTACattgagagtgaaggagaggccCTGCAGTGGCTGGTTGAGAAATGTGGGAACAGGTATGTTCACTGGACAGGTGAAGAGAGCAGGCCAGGTGTACTGAAGAAGGTTTATGAGTTAGTGGTTCTCAATGGAGGAAGCCATTTCCAGTATGAGGAAGGGAGGACAAATGAGACCACAGCAGCAGACTGGAAGATGGAGGTGCAGCAGTTGGTGGAACAGATGGAAGAGATtgagctggcaaagagcaagGACACTGCCCCCGATA tGACAGGTGATGATAAATCTGAAAAAACCTCTGGTTACGGGACATTCATCTCAGACACAGCATCTGAAGCCCCATCAGATCAACACTCTCTGATGTCAGGAGGTACCAGCTCTGGGATTGGCTCTTTAACATCTGGAAGACTGggatgtcacaaaaagt TTGACAAAGTCCCAGAGCCATCAAATGTACATGGGCCTAACGTCATTAGGGAAGATTCCTCAGAAGACACTTTTCTGGACCAAAATGATTTGGATTCTGTAGACAATCCTGACTGGAGGAGAGACATGAGAGAACTGTCTGATAATATGGCTGA GTTGGACATTTCATCAGGCAAAATTTTGTGTCAgtatttcaaacaaacaaactgctgCAAATCCTGTAAAGATGTTGAAGACACCTCACACTGGATCCTGATGGAACCCTGTGTTTCCATGGAAACAGGAGTCCCAGTGTATAAACACAGCTCTCCACCAGGAAGTTTTGAGTGCACAGCTTCTGGTTTGCGCTGGGTGTGTGCGGTTGAAGTCTCTCTACAGTATCACTTTAGTGACCCCAATGTATTCAGAGCAGAGCTTGCCATGTTGCAGTATGAGCCAATTGGTCCCTTGATGGACATCAAAGTGCTCTCAGGTGAACTGTTGGAGGCTCATCTGCCCCATTTTGCCTGTCTGGAAGGTTCAGACTCCTCTCTTAGAGAGGCTGTAAGAGTTCTGCGTGGGGTTGACAGTAGTGTAACTCTAGAGAAATGTGAGCTGACCCGCTTCCACGCAAAGCTCCTCAAGCCCTCCTTCTCACTGACAGAAGTCCTGGTGAAATTTGGAATCCCAATGAAAGCCCATCTGGATGTGTTAATCTACCGGACCAGAGTGACACCCCTGGTTCTACTCACATACGTTGTGCCGAGGGATGCTTCCATGATTCAGGCCGTTGAGGAGGATTTACGAGAGACACAAGATGCTAAGAAGATCAAAACGCATCGACCAGATATGTCCATTTGGATGCACACAAAGTTTAGCCTGAAGTCATCTGCCAGTCATGCTAGAAGTTCCCCACCAGAGATCACCCTAAAATACATCAGACCTCCTGACCTATTCCGGGTGGTCGTTGATAAAGCAGATGACTGTTTTGATTTGGAGCTGATCAGTGAAGGGCAGTCCATATGGAAAGCTACACTGGAAAGCTTTGAATTTGGTGAGACTGGAGATGTGGCACACAGTCATGAAATGCCCTCAGCAGCATCCAGACGTTGCCAAGTCATGACCCACAGAGAGGTGGCTTACACAAGCAGAGCTGCCAGGACTGATGAGGAAGAAGGGAAAATGGCCTCCATGTTACACAAAG ATCGACTGTTCATGATTCGTCCTGATCTCATCAAGAAAACATCGGGAGCTCTACTCCGAGATCTGTTGGATGAACTTCAAGCTTCGCCTCATGTGATAAGCAGCAGGGAGGCAGAAGACGTCCTGCAGAGGACCAGCGTGCTGCAGGACCAGGTGACCTCCCTCATCGACATGGTGCTTAAAAAGGGGGACAGAGCATGTGGCATCATGCTCTCCCTCCTAAAAGAACTGGACAGCTACCTTTATCAAGACCTTGGCCTGTAA